In Pedobacter sp. SL55, the following proteins share a genomic window:
- a CDS encoding helix-turn-helix domain-containing protein → MEENEHLQPAELAAKFVNQTSRHIFLTGKAGTGKTTFLRNIITKTHKRAVIVAPTGIAAINAAGVTIHSLFQLPFGTFVPRITPDQKLPSGVPYNTPKSLVRHLSMNAVKRRILLDMELLVIDEVSMLRADLLDAIDFVLRYVRRNNENFGGVQVLFIGDLYQLPPVVRNQEQALLSMFYQSAFFFDALCLKTNPPIYIELDKIYRQSDQTFVDLLNNLRNNMATEQDIALLKSHYQENYKPNLNDNYITLTTHNSKADALNRSSLAELKGKSYFYNAVIEKEFAESAYPIEKTLELKIGAQVMFIKNDPKGEQRFFNGKLAVVTDLKSDFIEVLPEGNKYPISLEQYVWKNIRYTTNKHTNEIEEEEIGTFTQYPIKLAWAITVHKSQGLTFDRAIVDIGDAFAPGQIYVALSRLRSIDGLILTSHLNNRGMKADQNVAYYSRTKDEQESLLTQITREADAFLKQSLLQAFNFTLLDNFVYEHVFSYSKDEKRSVKQTHLPWAVKLQQELMAAKVHADKFLKQIDRLLVLGQAVDMDLLITRTQAARNYFIPILEALSKTIFEQIEAVKEQKQTKEYLHELIDLEAMFYEQFKKIVRAKAMLSAKANGVEIGKEDLNELYGLSKREEQMKKAYSLPNKEELERVGGDTKPRFKKKEAKEKTPKIDTKEVTLALFNEGKTPTEIAAERKMTKGTIEGHLAHYIAKQEISADKVIAKHKLDVLLGAIRELKSIKLNEVRDHVGKAYDFGEIRIAIAAYIAEGE, encoded by the coding sequence TTGGAAGAAAACGAACATCTACAACCTGCCGAGCTTGCTGCGAAATTTGTTAACCAAACCTCAAGGCATATTTTCTTAACCGGAAAAGCGGGAACGGGGAAAACTACGTTCTTGCGCAATATCATTACCAAAACTCACAAAAGAGCCGTAATTGTTGCACCTACGGGTATTGCAGCCATTAACGCTGCGGGTGTTACCATCCATTCGTTGTTTCAATTGCCTTTTGGTACGTTTGTTCCCCGCATTACACCAGATCAAAAGTTGCCTTCGGGCGTGCCTTACAATACACCAAAGAGTTTAGTGAGGCACCTAAGCATGAATGCCGTTAAACGCAGGATTTTGCTAGATATGGAACTTCTGGTTATTGACGAGGTAAGTATGCTCCGGGCAGATTTGCTAGACGCAATTGACTTTGTACTACGCTACGTGAGGCGAAATAACGAAAATTTTGGTGGCGTGCAAGTGCTTTTCATTGGCGATTTATACCAACTGCCGCCAGTAGTGAGAAACCAAGAGCAAGCGTTGCTCAGCATGTTCTATCAAAGTGCTTTCTTTTTTGATGCACTTTGCCTAAAAACCAATCCACCGATTTACATTGAACTAGATAAAATTTACCGCCAGTCTGATCAAACTTTTGTTGACTTACTGAACAACCTGCGTAATAATATGGCCACCGAGCAAGACATCGCTCTGCTTAAAAGCCACTACCAAGAAAACTACAAACCCAATTTAAACGACAACTACATTACTTTAACTACCCATAACAGCAAAGCTGATGCACTAAACCGTAGCAGCTTAGCCGAGTTAAAAGGGAAATCTTATTTCTACAATGCGGTTATCGAAAAAGAATTTGCCGAAAGCGCTTATCCGATAGAGAAAACTTTAGAACTTAAAATTGGTGCGCAGGTAATGTTCATCAAAAATGACCCTAAAGGCGAGCAACGATTTTTTAATGGAAAGTTAGCTGTGGTTACCGATTTAAAAAGCGATTTTATTGAGGTGTTGCCAGAGGGGAATAAATATCCGATTAGTTTAGAGCAGTACGTTTGGAAAAATATTAGGTACACCACCAACAAACATACCAACGAAATTGAAGAGGAAGAGATAGGTACCTTTACCCAGTACCCCATTAAATTGGCCTGGGCCATTACGGTACATAAAAGTCAGGGTTTAACATTTGATAGAGCAATTGTAGATATTGGCGATGCTTTTGCACCGGGCCAAATTTATGTAGCGCTATCGCGATTGCGATCTATAGATGGGTTGATATTGACTTCGCACTTAAACAACAGGGGCATGAAAGCCGATCAAAATGTGGCCTATTATTCGCGAACAAAAGATGAGCAAGAAAGTTTGCTAACGCAGATAACGAGAGAAGCCGATGCCTTCTTAAAACAATCTTTACTACAAGCTTTTAACTTTACTTTATTGGATAATTTTGTTTACGAACATGTGTTTAGCTACAGTAAAGACGAAAAACGTTCGGTAAAGCAAACCCATTTGCCTTGGGCGGTAAAATTGCAACAAGAGTTAATGGCAGCAAAAGTTCATGCAGACAAGTTCTTAAAGCAAATAGATCGGCTTTTAGTTTTAGGACAAGCGGTGGATATGGATTTGTTGATTACTCGTACACAGGCGGCTAGGAATTACTTTATTCCAATTTTAGAGGCACTTAGCAAAACAATTTTTGAGCAAATTGAAGCGGTAAAAGAACAAAAGCAAACCAAAGAGTACCTTCACGAATTGATTGACCTGGAAGCCATGTTTTACGAACAGTTTAAAAAAATTGTTCGTGCTAAGGCAATGTTGAGCGCAAAGGCTAATGGTGTAGAAATAGGCAAAGAAGACCTGAATGAGCTTTACGGGTTATCTAAACGTGAGGAGCAAATGAAGAAAGCCTACAGCCTACCTAACAAAGAAGAGCTAGAGCGGGTAGGTGGTGATACTAAACCTCGGTTTAAGAAAAAAGAAGCAAAAGAAAAGACGCCAAAAATAGACACCAAAGAGGTAACGCTAGCTTTATTTAACGAAGGTAAAACGCCAACTGAAATTGCCGCAGAAAGAAAAATGACCAAAGGAACCATAGAAGGGCACTTGGCGCATTACATTGCCAAGCAAGAAATTAGTGCCGATAAAGTGATTGCCAAACATAAATTAGATGTTCTTTTGGGCGCTATTCGGGAGCTTAAAAGTATAAAGCTAAACGAAGTTAGAGATCATGTGGGCAAGGCTTATGATTTTGGAGAAATACGTATCGCCATTGCTGCGTATATCGCCGAAGGGGAGTAA
- a CDS encoding efflux transporter outer membrane subunit: MTRNQKISIFITGSLLLSLGACVTQKYKTPEELKADGLYRDVAQTDSATIADLPTSTLFSDPQLQALIKEGIENNLDLKASIERMKSAEANLRLSKTAFLPSLNLDVSATDNKQSRAALNLPPSINIPLETQLYRAQLSTAWEIDVWGKLGSAKRSALASYLQTDAAKRAVQTQLISSIATNYYTLLALDLQLKITEQTLASRIKNVEAIKELKEAGIVNGAAVVQSEANRYAAEVSIPDLKRSIRETENALNLLLGKGAGSVTRNTLEAQQDYKDLKVGLSSQLLKNRPDVQQAELAFRVAFENTNLAKTYFYPQLTLTANGGLSSLKLENFFNNSIFYSFVAGLTQPIFNKGQNKARLTSAKAAQQESYFAFQKAVLTAGSEVSNALYAYQAAVEKENSREKQIASLEKAVDYTKELLKFSSATNYTDVLTSEQSLLTAQLSAVSDKLQKLQSIVNLYRALGGGWKE, encoded by the coding sequence ATGACAAGAAATCAGAAAATATCCATATTCATTACAGGTTCCCTACTTTTAAGTTTGGGGGCCTGTGTAACCCAAAAATATAAAACACCCGAAGAATTAAAAGCGGATGGTTTGTACAGAGATGTAGCACAAACAGACTCGGCAACTATTGCAGATTTGCCTACATCAACTTTATTTAGCGACCCACAATTACAAGCTTTAATTAAAGAAGGAATTGAGAACAATTTAGATTTAAAGGCATCCATAGAAAGAATGAAAAGTGCAGAAGCGAACTTACGCCTAAGCAAAACAGCTTTTTTACCAAGCTTAAATCTAGATGTATCAGCAACCGACAACAAACAATCTAGAGCAGCTTTAAACTTGCCTCCTAGCATTAACATCCCACTAGAAACACAATTGTATAGAGCACAATTAAGCACAGCTTGGGAAATTGATGTTTGGGGTAAATTGGGAAGTGCCAAACGTTCGGCGTTGGCTTCGTACCTACAAACAGATGCGGCTAAACGTGCGGTACAAACTCAACTAATTAGTTCTATTGCTACCAATTACTATACATTGTTGGCTTTAGATTTACAATTGAAAATTACCGAGCAAACCTTAGCTAGCCGTATTAAAAACGTAGAAGCAATTAAGGAATTGAAAGAAGCAGGCATTGTAAATGGCGCTGCAGTAGTGCAAAGCGAAGCGAACAGGTATGCTGCCGAAGTAAGCATTCCAGATTTGAAAAGAAGCATTAGAGAAACAGAAAATGCACTAAACCTTTTGTTAGGAAAAGGAGCAGGTTCGGTAACGAGGAACACCTTAGAAGCACAGCAAGATTACAAAGATTTGAAGGTAGGCTTGTCTTCTCAACTGCTGAAAAACAGGCCCGATGTACAACAAGCCGAGTTAGCCTTTAGGGTTGCTTTTGAGAACACCAACTTGGCAAAGACTTATTTCTACCCGCAGTTAACCTTAACAGCTAACGGCGGTTTATCTTCGCTAAAGCTAGAGAACTTCTTTAACAATTCTATTTTCTACAGCTTTGTTGCTGGCTTAACACAGCCTATTTTTAATAAAGGGCAAAATAAAGCCAGATTAACTTCTGCCAAAGCAGCTCAACAAGAATCGTATTTTGCTTTCCAAAAAGCGGTGTTAACTGCAGGTTCCGAAGTATCAAATGCTTTATATGCCTATCAAGCAGCAGTAGAAAAAGAAAATTCGAGAGAAAAGCAAATTGCTTCTTTAGAAAAAGCAGTAGATTACACTAAAGAATTGTTAAAATTCAGCTCTGCTACGAACTATACCGATGTATTGACATCTGAACAAAGTTTGCTAACTGCCCAATTGAGTGCCGTAAGTGATAAGTTACAGAAATTACAATCTATAGTGAATTTGTACCGTGCTTTAGGCGGTGGCTGGAAAGAATAG
- a CDS encoding efflux RND transporter permease subunit, with protein MFKKFIDRPVLSTVISIIILILGVLGIITLPVSQYPEIAPPTVQVSASYQGANADVVMSSVVVPLEEQINGVEDMTYMTSSAGNDGSATITVNFKLGTNPDLAAVNVQNRVARATSLLPAEVTRAGVITAKRQSSNVLIFALNSEDPAYDQKFLQNYAEINIIPQIKRVTGVGDVNAFGQSIYTMRLWLKPDVMAAYGLIPSDVSAALADQNIEAAPGQLGEQGQQSFQYTLKYTGRLKDETQFGDMIIRTAENGQVLKLKDIARIELGAQSYASSVQLNGKAALGFAVNQTAGSNAKEVIDGALKALETAKADFPSGIKYEVLTNVNDFLDASIEKVLHTLVEAFILVFVVVFLFLQDFKSTLIPAISVPVAIVGTFFFLSLFGFTINLLTLFALVLAIGIVVDDAIVVVEAVHAKLDKGYKSAKKATQDAMEEITGAIISITLVMAAVFVPVSFISGSSGVFYKQFGLTLAIAIILSAINALTLSPALCALLLKPHKDDHEEKKGFMKRFYAAFNTSFETMTRKYKGSVYFLAKKKWIAGLGLLAFVAAFVWAFNTTPKGFVPNEDLGAIMSDISLPPGTSQERTDEIVTKIDEIVRTIPEVRLTLRVVGRAMISGSGSSYGMVIARLKPWDERKRDVKTIIGELFAKTANIKEAKIIFFAPPTIQGFGTGGGFEFQLQDKTGGTINAFNEVATKFLAALNQRPEIQYAATSFNPNFPQYLITANVAKIKQAGLNVNDVMSVMQGYYGGVYASNFNKFGKQYRVVYQADPQYRANLESLNGVYVRTPSGEMAPITGFISTERVYGPQAISRFNLYTSIAITGNPNPGFSSGDALKAVEEEAAKLLPQGYGYEYSGLSREEQASGNQTIFIFMLCLVFVYFLLCAQYESYVLPLAVILSLPVGLAGVFIFDKIFGIDNNIYTQITLIMLIGLLAKNAILIVEFAAERRRKGMTILQAALEGATARLRPILMTSFAFILGLLPLMLSTGVGAAGNTSIGTGAVGGMLIGTIFGVFIIPVLFIVFQTLQEKVSSKSPYDESVMERQTHLNFDKIDTPEA; from the coding sequence ATGTTTAAAAAATTTATCGACAGGCCGGTACTTTCTACGGTAATCTCCATCATCATTTTGATTTTAGGGGTCCTAGGTATCATTACCTTGCCTGTTTCGCAATATCCAGAAATTGCACCACCAACGGTGCAGGTTTCTGCCTCTTACCAAGGTGCCAATGCCGATGTGGTAATGAGTAGCGTTGTTGTTCCGCTCGAAGAACAAATTAACGGCGTAGAAGACATGACCTACATGACTTCCTCTGCCGGAAACGATGGTTCTGCAACCATTACCGTTAACTTTAAGTTAGGTACAAACCCCGATTTAGCTGCGGTAAACGTACAAAACCGTGTGGCTCGTGCTACCAGTTTATTACCTGCCGAAGTTACTCGTGCGGGTGTAATTACCGCTAAAAGACAGTCGAGTAACGTGCTTATTTTCGCACTAAATAGCGAAGACCCGGCCTACGATCAAAAATTCTTACAAAACTATGCCGAAATCAATATCATCCCACAAATTAAAAGGGTTACCGGCGTAGGCGATGTAAATGCGTTTGGCCAATCTATATACACCATGCGTTTGTGGCTAAAACCAGATGTGATGGCGGCTTACGGACTGATACCAAGCGATGTGAGTGCTGCTTTGGCTGATCAAAACATTGAAGCCGCACCTGGCCAATTGGGCGAACAAGGACAACAATCTTTCCAATATACTTTAAAATATACCGGAAGATTGAAAGACGAAACGCAGTTTGGCGACATGATTATCCGAACTGCGGAAAACGGTCAGGTTTTGAAGCTGAAAGACATTGCCCGTATTGAATTGGGAGCGCAAAGTTATGCCTCTTCTGTTCAACTAAACGGAAAAGCGGCCTTAGGTTTTGCTGTAAACCAAACTGCGGGTTCGAATGCGAAAGAAGTAATTGATGGTGCGCTAAAGGCCTTGGAAACAGCAAAAGCGGATTTCCCTAGTGGGATTAAATATGAGGTGTTGACCAACGTAAACGATTTCTTAGATGCATCAATCGAAAAAGTATTACACACTTTGGTTGAAGCCTTCATCTTGGTATTCGTAGTGGTATTCTTGTTTCTTCAAGATTTTAAATCTACGTTAATACCCGCCATTTCGGTACCCGTTGCCATTGTAGGTACGTTTTTCTTTTTAAGTTTATTTGGCTTTACCATTAATTTATTAACGCTATTTGCATTGGTACTTGCCATCGGTATTGTGGTAGATGACGCCATTGTGGTTGTAGAGGCGGTACATGCCAAGCTCGACAAAGGTTATAAATCTGCCAAAAAAGCTACGCAAGACGCTATGGAAGAAATTACCGGAGCGATCATTTCCATCACTCTGGTAATGGCTGCGGTATTTGTTCCGGTAAGTTTTATCAGCGGTTCGTCGGGTGTATTTTATAAGCAATTTGGATTAACACTCGCCATCGCCATCATTTTATCGGCAATTAACGCATTAACGTTAAGTCCTGCCCTTTGTGCACTTTTATTAAAGCCACACAAAGACGACCATGAAGAGAAAAAAGGATTTATGAAACGCTTTTATGCTGCTTTCAATACCTCTTTCGAAACCATGACCCGTAAGTATAAAGGCTCTGTTTATTTTTTGGCGAAGAAAAAATGGATAGCGGGTTTAGGTCTTTTGGCTTTTGTTGCTGCTTTTGTATGGGCGTTTAATACTACACCAAAAGGATTTGTACCCAATGAAGATTTAGGAGCCATCATGTCTGATATTTCTTTACCACCGGGAACATCGCAAGAAAGAACAGACGAAATTGTAACCAAAATAGACGAAATTGTAAGAACTATACCAGAAGTGAGGTTAACCTTAAGAGTGGTTGGTAGAGCCATGATTAGTGGTTCTGGAAGTTCTTACGGTATGGTAATTGCCCGTTTAAAACCTTGGGACGAACGTAAACGTGATGTAAAAACTATTATTGGCGAGCTTTTTGCAAAAACGGCGAACATCAAAGAAGCAAAAATCATTTTCTTTGCCCCGCCAACCATTCAAGGTTTTGGTACTGGTGGTGGTTTCGAATTTCAATTGCAGGACAAAACTGGCGGAACCATCAACGCGTTTAACGAGGTAGCTACCAAATTTTTGGCGGCTTTAAACCAACGTCCAGAAATTCAGTATGCGGCAACGTCATTTAACCCTAATTTCCCTCAATATTTAATTACGGCCAACGTGGCTAAGATTAAACAAGCTGGTTTAAATGTAAATGATGTAATGAGCGTAATGCAAGGCTACTATGGTGGCGTATATGCATCAAACTTTAACAAATTTGGTAAGCAATATAGAGTGGTTTATCAAGCAGACCCACAATATAGAGCCAATTTAGAAAGTTTAAATGGTGTGTATGTTCGTACCCCAAGTGGCGAAATGGCTCCTATTACAGGTTTCATATCTACTGAGAGAGTTTATGGTCCACAGGCCATTTCAAGGTTTAACCTTTATACATCCATCGCTATTACCGGAAACCCTAACCCTGGTTTTAGTTCTGGAGATGCCCTTAAAGCCGTTGAAGAAGAAGCTGCTAAATTATTGCCGCAAGGATATGGTTACGAATACTCTGGCTTATCTAGAGAAGAGCAAGCAAGTGGCAACCAAACTATATTTATCTTCATGCTGTGCTTGGTGTTTGTTTACTTCCTACTTTGTGCACAGTATGAGAGTTATGTGTTGCCATTGGCAGTAATTCTTTCACTTCCGGTAGGTTTAGCAGGTGTATTTATCTTCGATAAGATTTTTGGTATCGATAATAACATCTACACCCAAATTACACTCATCATGTTAATTGGTTTATTAGCGAAAAATGCCATCTTAATTGTAGAGTTTGCCGCAGAGCGAAGAAGAAAAGGAATGACCATTTTGCAAGCTGCACTAGAAGGCGCAACGGCTAGGTTAAGACCAATTTTGATGACCTCATTCGCCTTTATCTTAGGACTTTTACCTCTAATGCTTTCTACAGGTGTAGGTGCTGCGGGTAACACGTCTATCGGTACAGGTGCAGTTGGCGGTATGTTAATCGGAACCATATTTGGGGTGTTCATTATCCCTGTATTGTTTATCGTTTTCCAAACCTTACAAGAAAAGGTAAGTAGTAAATCTCCGTATGACGAAAGTGTAATGGAAAGACAAACGCACTTAAACTTCGACAAAATAGACACTCCTGAAGCATAA
- a CDS encoding efflux RND transporter periplasmic adaptor subunit, translating to MKHSSIYLSLTGIAALFIASCSSGGKDPKAGGPPAGPQNYPVVQIDAFNTTLESDYPATLEGQQNVDIRPKIDGFIEKIYVDEGATVKQGQPLFAINAPQYQQEVRTAEAAIRSAEAEVSAAQLQYNKTKPLVDKDIISKFDLENAALTLTSKKANLAQAKAALANAKVNLGYTVVTSPVNGVIGTIPYKVGALVSSTSQQPLTTVSSISKVYAYFSLNEKQLLEIARNTKGRTLEDKIKQIPNVTLVLADGSIYPEKGKIETISGQINAQTGASSLRATFPNPNGLLRSGSSASIRIPQNVENALLVPQKSTTDIQGKKFVYLVNDTAGVKSTNIEIMELTKGNYYVVTKGLKNGDKIVLEGFASLKDGDKIKPQIKSADSVFAEAKNKTPNP from the coding sequence ATGAAACATTCCTCAATTTATTTATCGCTAACGGGTATCGCGGCCCTATTTATAGCGTCATGCAGTTCGGGCGGCAAAGATCCAAAAGCTGGTGGCCCTCCCGCTGGTCCTCAAAACTATCCTGTGGTACAAATAGATGCTTTTAATACCACATTAGAAAGCGATTATCCAGCTACGCTAGAAGGTCAGCAAAATGTAGACATCAGACCAAAAATTGATGGTTTTATCGAGAAAATTTACGTAGACGAAGGCGCAACCGTAAAACAAGGCCAACCGTTATTTGCTATCAATGCACCTCAATATCAGCAAGAAGTTAGAACGGCAGAAGCTGCAATTAGAAGTGCAGAGGCTGAGGTAAGTGCGGCACAATTACAGTACAACAAAACCAAGCCACTGGTAGATAAAGACATCATCAGCAAATTCGATCTAGAAAATGCAGCACTAACACTTACCAGCAAGAAAGCAAACTTAGCGCAGGCTAAAGCGGCTTTAGCAAATGCAAAAGTGAACTTAGGTTACACGGTAGTTACTAGCCCAGTTAATGGCGTAATTGGCACCATACCTTACAAAGTAGGTGCTTTGGTTAGCAGCACTAGCCAGCAACCCTTAACTACGGTTTCTAGCATTAGTAAAGTTTACGCTTATTTCTCCTTAAATGAAAAACAGTTGTTAGAAATTGCGAGAAACACTAAAGGCCGCACGCTAGAAGATAAAATCAAGCAAATTCCTAATGTAACGTTAGTTTTGGCAGATGGATCTATCTATCCTGAAAAAGGCAAAATCGAAACCATTAGCGGACAAATTAATGCGCAAACAGGGGCTTCTAGTTTAAGGGCTACGTTTCCAAACCCGAATGGTTTATTGCGCTCTGGTTCTAGTGCTTCTATCCGCATCCCGCAAAATGTAGAAAACGCTTTGTTGGTTCCTCAAAAATCTACTACCGATATTCAAGGGAAGAAATTTGTTTACTTGGTAAATGACACCGCCGGTGTAAAAAGCACAAATATCGAAATTATGGAACTAACTAAAGGAAACTACTATGTAGTAACTAAAGGTTTAAAAAACGGCGATAAAATTGTACTAGAGGGTTTTGCCTCATTAAAAGATGGCGACAAAATTAAGCCCCAAATAAAATCTGCTGATTCGGTATTTGCTGAAGCTAAGAATAAAACCCCAAACCCCTAA
- a CDS encoding TetR/AcrR family transcriptional regulator: MNKEELIKQTAKELFFSKGYLHATTQEIADAAGVNRSLINYYFRSRDLLFQTVYREAVDSLKSQLDEVIYGKTPFKEKLSLFIDVHMKELLKYPYRESFLITEICSKNFALKEKKKSEALNYFLKEVALEMDKGTIKKYDPIQFVFNLTSLISFPVIMTPLYQKLLDISKEQYSQLIAERKQIILDQLLN; the protein is encoded by the coding sequence TTGAACAAGGAAGAACTCATTAAACAAACAGCCAAAGAGCTATTCTTTAGCAAAGGTTATTTGCACGCTACAACCCAAGAAATTGCGGATGCAGCTGGCGTTAACCGTTCGCTCATTAACTATTATTTCCGATCTAGAGATTTACTTTTTCAAACTGTGTATCGCGAAGCAGTTGACAGCTTAAAATCTCAATTGGACGAAGTGATTTATGGGAAGACGCCTTTTAAGGAAAAACTAAGCCTTTTTATCGATGTTCACATGAAAGAACTGCTTAAATATCCTTACAGAGAGTCTTTTTTAATTACGGAAATATGTAGTAAGAACTTTGCGCTAAAGGAGAAGAAAAAAAGTGAGGCCTTAAACTATTTCTTAAAAGAAGTTGCATTAGAAATGGATAAAGGCACAATCAAAAAGTACGATCCCATTCAGTTTGTTTTTAACCTAACCTCGTTAATTTCTTTTCCGGTTATTATGACACCGCTATACCAGAAGCTATTAGACATTTCTAAAGAGCAATATAGCCAACTCATCGCCGAAAGAAAACAGATCATTTTAGACCAACTATTAAACTAG
- a CDS encoding IS4 family transposase, protein MARKPPFHFVELSHQFISSQINIEKYRTCRKDFTRNRKFGFRELSLSMLRTLKQNIQVELQKFLDDIKSCVYSFTTSAFVQGRKKIKPDMFLDLNAAIASDFYRDNDDSVQLYKGHRLLAIDGSTINLPISPSTIAEYGFCNNQKKTDDVVMARVSILYDVLNEIAIDGRLSRFSVGEVALARQQLQLAQCGDIVIMDRAYTSFGAMRQMGGDGIHFICRCKIAYSNATRDFALSGKDDDILVLSPKQNRSFNGLPYDKNTSITVRMLRIPLSTGEDEILITSLLDARAYPYADFKELYFKRWAIETYYNRFKNIIGVEHFSGTSCQFILQEFYCALYMSNMQAILTMDAQQQARKKYEHRTYEYRINASLSLCFIRNRLIELFSSKTGKEAMDELEQLFVKNVVPLRPNRNFDRKTDKYRQRTKPKQFKNRRINL, encoded by the coding sequence ATGGCAAGAAAACCACCGTTTCATTTTGTTGAGCTTAGCCACCAATTTATTTCTTCGCAGATCAATATTGAAAAATACAGAACCTGTCGAAAAGATTTTACCAGAAACCGAAAATTTGGCTTTAGAGAGTTATCTTTATCCATGTTGAGGACATTGAAACAAAACATACAGGTCGAATTGCAAAAGTTTCTTGATGATATTAAGAGCTGTGTTTACAGCTTTACCACCAGTGCTTTTGTACAGGGGCGTAAAAAGATAAAGCCCGATATGTTCCTTGATCTCAACGCTGCCATCGCCTCTGATTTTTATCGGGACAATGACGATTCGGTACAGCTTTACAAGGGACACAGGCTGCTAGCTATAGACGGTTCAACCATCAACCTTCCAATAAGCCCAAGTACGATAGCGGAATACGGCTTCTGCAATAATCAGAAAAAGACCGATGATGTGGTTATGGCCAGGGTTTCCATCCTCTATGACGTGCTCAACGAAATTGCTATCGATGGCCGCCTTTCACGTTTTAGTGTAGGCGAGGTCGCCCTTGCCCGCCAACAGCTTCAGCTTGCACAATGCGGCGATATTGTCATCATGGACAGGGCATACACCAGTTTTGGTGCGATGCGCCAGATGGGTGGAGATGGGATCCATTTTATATGCAGGTGTAAGATAGCCTATTCCAATGCAACCAGGGATTTTGCGCTTTCGGGGAAGGATGACGATATTCTGGTCTTGTCCCCCAAGCAGAACAGGTCGTTTAATGGCCTGCCATACGATAAAAATACATCTATTACAGTTAGGATGCTTAGGATACCCTTGAGCACTGGAGAGGATGAAATCCTGATTACCTCGCTATTGGACGCTAGGGCTTATCCCTACGCAGATTTTAAGGAGCTCTACTTCAAAAGATGGGCGATAGAAACCTATTATAACAGGTTTAAGAATATTATAGGCGTAGAACATTTTTCTGGGACAAGCTGTCAGTTTATACTACAGGAATTTTATTGTGCGCTGTACATGAGCAATATGCAGGCCATATTGACCATGGATGCACAACAACAGGCTCGGAAAAAATACGAACACCGTACCTATGAATACAGGATAAATGCATCTTTGTCGCTTTGTTTCATCCGCAACAGGCTGATAGAACTCTTTAGCAGCAAAACGGGCAAAGAAGCTATGGACGAACTGGAACAGCTCTTCGTTAAAAACGTTGTACCACTTAGGCCTAACAGGAATTTTGACAGAAAAACCGATAAATACAGGCAGAGAACAAAGCCAAAGCAGTTCAAAAATCGAAGAATTAACCTGTGA
- a CDS encoding co-chaperone GroES gives MALNLKPIGDRIVVEAAPAEEKTASGIYIPDTAKEKPQQGTVVAVGAGKKDEPMTVKVGDAVLYGKFAGTEVSHEGKEYLIMREADIYAVIG, from the coding sequence ATGGCTTTAAATTTAAAACCAATTGGAGACAGGATTGTGGTAGAAGCTGCACCTGCTGAAGAAAAAACAGCTTCTGGTATCTATATCCCTGATACTGCAAAAGAAAAACCTCAACAAGGAACTGTAGTTGCTGTTGGCGCTGGTAAAAAAGATGAACCAATGACTGTAAAAGTTGGTGATGCAGTACTTTATGGCAAATTTGCTGGTACAGAAGTATCTCACGAAGGAAAAGAGTATTTAATTATGCGTGAAGCTGATATTTACGCGGTAATTGGATAA
- a CDS encoding MgtC/SapB family protein, translating to MWEILGDRNQFLTIAEVNKFLLAIFLCGLIGAEREYRSKSAGLKTMIMIGLGSALFTVLSVKIGDVSHDRIASNIVTGIGFLGAGVIFKEENRVKGLTTACVIWIVAAIGMAVGSGYFIQAIGVTAVVLLSLLVFPYVENIADRRFTRRTYRIVKKYQNKDLDNYELIFKKYKLKASRGKHQLANGIITGTWDAIGSPQKHHEFVEAMLQDDGILEFDF from the coding sequence ATGTGGGAAATCCTTGGCGATAGAAATCAATTCCTTACCATTGCAGAAGTAAACAAGTTTTTGCTGGCCATTTTTTTATGCGGTTTAATTGGCGCCGAACGCGAATACCGCAGTAAATCTGCTGGCTTAAAAACCATGATCATGATTGGTTTAGGCTCTGCCTTGTTTACCGTGCTTTCGGTAAAAATTGGCGATGTTAGTCATGACCGTATTGCCTCTAACATTGTAACGGGGATAGGTTTTTTAGGTGCTGGCGTTATTTTTAAAGAAGAAAACCGCGTAAAAGGCTTAACCACCGCCTGCGTAATCTGGATTGTAGCCGCTATTGGTATGGCTGTGGGTTCTGGCTATTTTATACAGGCCATTGGCGTAACCGCAGTAGTATTGTTATCGTTATTGGTTTTTCCTTATGTAGAAAACATCGCCGATCGTCGCTTTACTAGACGTACTTATCGAATTGTAAAAAAATACCAGAACAAAGATTTAGACAATTACGAATTGATCTTCAAAAAGTACAAGCTTAAAGCTAGCCGTGGTAAACATCAATTGGCTAACGGCATCATTACCGGCACTTGGGACGCCATTGGCAGCCCACAAAAGCACCACGAATTTGTAGAAGCCATGTTGCAAGATGATGGTATTTTAGAGTTTGATTTTTAA